TCCTGTACGATTATTACTAACTGTTATCTCATTAAACCATATGCCATTGTTAGAGAACGCCTTTATAAATGCCTCCTTAGCTGCAAACCTTGCTGCATAATGTTTATAAGGGTTTGTAAACTGTTCTGAGTAATGTTGTTCTTCCTGTGTAAACACCCTGTCAAGAAATCCCTTCCCCCATCTTTCAATGGCATCTTTAATTCTACTGATATTAACTATGTCAACGCCTATACCTGCGATCATACTATGTAATTAAATGCAAAATGTAAAAATCAAAATGCAAAATTAAGGAATTCCAAAATTTTGATCTTTGAATTTTGAGTTTTGAATTTTTTAACATTATGCCTCAACTATTTTTATTAATCTATTGTCTACCTGCCATTATCAGCTGTTTCATCTCTCTTACTGCCCTTTCGAACCCAACAAACACAGCCCTTGACACGATGCTGTGACCTATATACAGTCCCCTCAGTTCCTTTATTCCTGCTATCAACGATACATTTTGATAATTGAGCCCATGCCCTGCATTAACAAGAAATCCGAGTTTTGATGCGAACCTGCAACTTTCCCTTACCCTCTCAAATTCTGTTTGCCTTTCTATGGATGTTTTTGCATTTGCATAGATTCCAGTGTGTATTTCGACCATATCAGCACCGATCGCCTGCGACGCCTTTATCTGCTCTATATCAGGATTTATAAAGAGGCTTACAGGAATGCCACTATCACGAATATTTTTTATGTATATTTGCAAATACTCTCTATTCATTAGTACTTCAAGTCCACCTTCTGTTGTCAGTTCTTCCCTCTTTTCAGGCACGATGGTCACAAGGTCAGGTCTTATCCTCATTGCAATATCAAACATCTCCTGTGTAGCAGCCATCTCAAGGTTAAGTTCTATGCGAACTATTCCCCTGAGGAGCCTCAGGTCTCTATCCTGGATATGTCTCCTGTCTTCTCTAAGATGAACGGTTATACCATCTGCACCAGCAAACTCTGCAATTACTGCAGCGGCTATAGGCTCTGGTTCTACACCTTTCCTCGCCTGTCTTAGCGTCGCTACATGGTCTATATTTACGCCAAGATGCATCCTAATCTTCCCCAAAAAGTCTTTTGACTTT
This genomic window from Nitrospirota bacterium contains:
- the acpS gene encoding holo-ACP synthase — translated: MIAGIGVDIVNISRIKDAIERWGKGFLDRVFTQEEQHYSEQFTNPYKHYAARFAAKEAFIKAFSNNGIWFNEITVSNNRTGKPELYVSERIKQMLKEEEITEILVSMSHEKEYAVAQVILVRGRD
- a CDS encoding pyridoxine 5'-phosphate synthase; this encodes MHLGVNIDHVATLRQARKGVEPEPIAAAVIAEFAGADGITVHLREDRRHIQDRDLRLLRGIVRIELNLEMAATQEMFDIAMRIRPDLVTIVPEKREELTTEGGLEVLMNREYLQIYIKNIRDSGIPVSLFINPDIEQIKASQAIGADMVEIHTGIYANAKTSIERQTEFERVRESCRFASKLGFLVNAGHGLNYQNVSLIAGIKELRGLYIGHSIVSRAVFVGFERAVREMKQLIMAGRQ